One Pelodiscus sinensis isolate JC-2024 unplaced genomic scaffold, ASM4963464v1 ctg34, whole genome shotgun sequence DNA segment encodes these proteins:
- the SUPT5H gene encoding transcription elongation factor SPT5 isoform X2: protein MSDSEDSNFSEDESERSSEAEEVEENEAEEEHASVGGSEKEEAEEEEEEEEEEYDEEEEEDDDDRPPKKPRHGGFILDEADVDDEYEDEDQWEDGAEDILEKASNIDNVVLDEDRSGARRLQNLWRDQREEELGEYYMKKYAKSSVGETVYGGSDELSDDITQQQLLPGVKDPNLWTVKCKIGEERATAIALMRKFIAYQFTDTPLQIKSVVAPEHVKGYIYVEAYKQTHVKQAIEGVGNLRMGYWNQQMVPIKEMTDVLKVVKEVTNLKPKSWVRLKRGIYKDDIAQVDYVEPSQNQISLKMIPRIDFDRIKARMSLKDWFAKRKKFKRPPQRLFDAEKIRSLGGDVASDGDFLIFEGNRYSRKGFLFKSFAMSAVITEGVKPTLSELEKFEDQPEGIDLEVVTESTGKEREHNFQPGDNVEVCEGELINLQGKILSVDGNKITIMPKHEDLKDMLEFPAQELRKYFKMGDHVKVIAGRFEGDTGLIVRVEENFVILFSDLTMHELKVLPRDLQLCSETASGVDVGGQHEWGELVQLDPQTVGVIVRLERETFQVLNMYGKVVTVRHQAVTRKKDNRFAVALDSEQNNIHVKDIVKVIDGPHSGREGEIRHLFRGFGFLHCKKLVENGGMFVCKTRHLVLAGGSKPRDVTNFTVGGFAPMSPRISSPMHPSAAGQRGGFGGGGMSRGRGRRDNDLIGQTVRISQGPYKGYIGVVKDATESTARVELHSTCQTISVDRQRLTTVGSRRPGGMTSAYGRTPMYGSQTPMYGSGSRTPMYGSQTPLHDGSRTPHYGSQTPLHDGSRTPAQSGAWDPNNPNTPSRAEEEFEYGFDDEPTPSPQGYGGTPNPQTPGYPDPSSPQVNPPYNPQTPGTPAMYNTDQFSPYAVPSPQGSYQPSPSPQSYHQVAPSPVGYQNTHSPASYHPTPSPMAYQASPSPSPVGYSPMTPGAPSPGGYNPHTPGSGIEQNSSDWVTTDIQVKVRDTYVDSQVVGQTGVIRSVTGGMCSVYLKDSEKVVSISSEHLEPVIPTKNNKVKVILGEDREATGVLLSIDGEDGIVRMDLEEQLKILNLRFLGKLLEP from the exons CCTCCAACATTGATAATGTGGTTCTGGATGAGGATCGCTCTGGAGCCCGGAGGCTGCAGAACCTTTGGAG GGACCagcgggaggaggagctgggcgaGTATTACATGAAGAAATACGCCAAGTCCTCGGTGGGAGAGac GGTGTATGGCGGCTCAGATGAGCTTTCGGATGACATCACTCAGCAGCAGTTACTGCCCGGCGTCAA GGATCCCAACCTCTGGACTGTGAAGTGTAAG atcGGAGAGGAGCGTGCCACAGCCATAGCCCTGATGAGGAAGTTCATCGCCTACCAGTTCACAGACACG CCCCTGCAAATCAAGTCTGTGGTGGCCCCTGAGCACGTGAAGGGTTACATCTATGTGGAAGCCTACAAGCAGACCCACGTGAAGCAGGCCATCGAGGGAGTGGGCAACCTGCGGATGGGCTACTGGAACCAGCAGATGGTGCCCATCAAGGAGATGACGGATGTGCTGAAGGTGGTGAAGGAGGTGACCAACCTGAAGCCCAAGTCATGGGTCCGGCTGAAGAGAGGAATTTATAAGGATGACATTGCTCAG GTGGATTACGTCGAGCCAAGTCAGAACCAGATCTCTCTGAAGATGATTCCACGGATCGATTTTGACCGGATCAAAGCACGCATGAGCCTG AAAGACTGGTTCGCCAAGCGGAAGAAGTTCAAAAGGCCCCCCCAGCGGCTCTTTGATGCTGAAAAGATCCG CTCATTGGGGGGAGATGTTGCTTCCGATGGCGATTTCCTCATCTTTGAAGGCAATCGTTACAGTCGCAAGGGCTTCCTCTTCAAGAGCTTTGCCATGTCGGCAGTG ATCACGGAGGGAGTGAAGCCCACCCTGTCTGAGCTGGAGAAGTTTGAGGACCAGCCGGAAGGCATCGACCTGGAGGTGGTTACCGAAAGCACGG GGAAGGAACGGGAGCACAACTTCCAACCTGGCGACAACGTGGAGGTGTGCGAGGGGGAGCTGATCAACTTGCAGGGCAAGATCCTGAGTGTGGATGGCAACAAAATCACCATCATGCCCAAGCACGAGGATCTCAAG GACATGCTGGAGTTCCCGGCTCAAGAGCTGCGCAAGTACTTCAAGATGGGCGACCACGTCAAGGTGATCGCGGGACGGTTCGAGGGCGACACGGGGCTGATTGTGCGGGTGGAGGAGAACTTTGTCATCCTCTTCTCGGACCTCACCATGCACGAG CTCAAGGTGCTGCCTCGGGACTTGCAGCTCTGCTCCGAGACAGCCTCTGGCGTGGACGTGGGCGGGCAGCACGAGTGGGGAGAGCTGGTTCAGCTGGATCCCCAGACTGTCGGGGTTATCGTCCGCCTGGAGCGGGAAACCTTCCAG GTCCTGAACATGTACGGCAAAGTGGTGACCGTCAGGCACCAGGCTGTGACGCGGAAGAAGGACAATCGCTTCGCTGTGGCCCTGGACTCCGAGCAGAACAACATTCACGTCAAGGACATCGTTAAAGTCATCGATGGGCCACACTCG GGTCGTGAGGGGGAGATCAGGCACCTCTTCCGCGGCTTTGGATTCCTGCACTGCAAGAAGCTGGTGGAGAATGGGGGCATGTTTGTGTGCAAGACTcgccacctggtgctggctgggggctccAAG ccccgggatGTCACCAACTTCACCGTCGGAGGCTTTGCCCCCATGAGTCCTCGGATCAGCAGCCCCATGCACCCCAGTGCGGCAG GTCAGCGAGGTGGCTTTGGCGGAGGTGGGATGAGCCGGGGCCGTGGGCGCAGGGACAATGACCTGATTGGACAGACGGTGCGGATCTCCCAAGGACCTTACAAAG gctacatcGGGGTGGTTAAGGATGCCACGGAGTCCACGGCCCGGGTGGAGCTCCATTCCACCTGCCAGACCATCTCAGTGGATCGCCAGCGCCTCACGACCGT GGGTTCGAGGAGACCCGGCGGCATGACCTCCGCCTATGGCCGCACCCCCATGTACGGCTCGCAGACCCCCATGTACGGCTCCGGCTCCCGCACGCCCATGTACGGCTCGCAGACTCCGCTGCATGACG GCAGCAGGACCCCACACTATGGCTCTCAGACGCCGCTGCACGATGGCAGCCGGACGCCTGCGCAGAGCGGGGCTTGGGATCCCAACAACCCCAACACACCCTCCAG GGCGGAGGAGGAGTTTGAATACGGCTTCGATGACGAGCCCACGCCCTCTCCGCAAGGCTACGGAGGGACCCCCAATCCTCAGACTCCCGGCTACCCCGACCCTTCGTCTCCACAGGTCAATCCGCCCTACAATCCGCAGACGCCGGGGACCCCAGCCAT GTACAACACCGACCAGTTTTCTCCGTACGCTGTTCCGTCTCCTCAGGGCTCCTATCAGCCAAGCCCCAGCCCGCAGAGTTACCACCAGGTGGCACCTAGCCCTGTAGGCTACCAGAACACCCACTCGCCCGCCAGTTACCACCCGACCCCGTCGCCCATGGCGTATCAG gccagccccagccccagccctgtgggCTACAGCCCCATGACGCCAGGAGCTCCTTCTCCAGGGGGCTACAACCCTCACACCCCTGGCTCAGGCATCGAGCAGAACTCCAGCGACTGGGTCACCACTGACATCCAGGTCAAAGTCCGAGACACCTACGTGGACAGCCAGGTGGTGGGGCAGACCGGAGTCATCCGCAGCGTGACG GGCGGAATGTGCTCAGTTTACCTGAAGGACAGCGAGAAGGTGGTCAGCATTTCAAGTGAGCACCTGGAACCTGTCATACCGACCAAAAACAATAAG GTGAAGGTGATCCTGGGGGAGGACCGGGAGGCGACGGGCGTCCTCTTGAGTATCGACGGAGAGGACGGCATTGTCCGCATGGACCTGGAGGAGCAGCTCAAGATCCTGAACTTGCGGTTCCTGGGCAAGCTGCTGGAGCCATAG
- the SUPT5H gene encoding transcription elongation factor SPT5 isoform X1: MSDSEDSNFSEDESERSSEAEEVEENEAEEEHASVGGSEKEEAEEEEEEEEEEYDEEEEEDDDDRPPKKPRHGGFILDEADVDDEYEDEDQWEDGAEDILEKEEIEASNIDNVVLDEDRSGARRLQNLWRDQREEELGEYYMKKYAKSSVGETVYGGSDELSDDITQQQLLPGVKDPNLWTVKCKIGEERATAIALMRKFIAYQFTDTPLQIKSVVAPEHVKGYIYVEAYKQTHVKQAIEGVGNLRMGYWNQQMVPIKEMTDVLKVVKEVTNLKPKSWVRLKRGIYKDDIAQVDYVEPSQNQISLKMIPRIDFDRIKARMSLKDWFAKRKKFKRPPQRLFDAEKIRSLGGDVASDGDFLIFEGNRYSRKGFLFKSFAMSAVITEGVKPTLSELEKFEDQPEGIDLEVVTESTGKEREHNFQPGDNVEVCEGELINLQGKILSVDGNKITIMPKHEDLKDMLEFPAQELRKYFKMGDHVKVIAGRFEGDTGLIVRVEENFVILFSDLTMHELKVLPRDLQLCSETASGVDVGGQHEWGELVQLDPQTVGVIVRLERETFQVLNMYGKVVTVRHQAVTRKKDNRFAVALDSEQNNIHVKDIVKVIDGPHSGREGEIRHLFRGFGFLHCKKLVENGGMFVCKTRHLVLAGGSKPRDVTNFTVGGFAPMSPRISSPMHPSAAGQRGGFGGGGMSRGRGRRDNDLIGQTVRISQGPYKGYIGVVKDATESTARVELHSTCQTISVDRQRLTTVGSRRPGGMTSAYGRTPMYGSQTPMYGSGSRTPMYGSQTPLHDGSRTPHYGSQTPLHDGSRTPAQSGAWDPNNPNTPSRAEEEFEYGFDDEPTPSPQGYGGTPNPQTPGYPDPSSPQVNPPYNPQTPGTPAMYNTDQFSPYAVPSPQGSYQPSPSPQSYHQVAPSPVGYQNTHSPASYHPTPSPMAYQASPSPSPVGYSPMTPGAPSPGGYNPHTPGSGIEQNSSDWVTTDIQVKVRDTYVDSQVVGQTGVIRSVTGGMCSVYLKDSEKVVSISSEHLEPVIPTKNNKVKVILGEDREATGVLLSIDGEDGIVRMDLEEQLKILNLRFLGKLLEP, from the exons AAGAAATTGAAG CCTCCAACATTGATAATGTGGTTCTGGATGAGGATCGCTCTGGAGCCCGGAGGCTGCAGAACCTTTGGAG GGACCagcgggaggaggagctgggcgaGTATTACATGAAGAAATACGCCAAGTCCTCGGTGGGAGAGac GGTGTATGGCGGCTCAGATGAGCTTTCGGATGACATCACTCAGCAGCAGTTACTGCCCGGCGTCAA GGATCCCAACCTCTGGACTGTGAAGTGTAAG atcGGAGAGGAGCGTGCCACAGCCATAGCCCTGATGAGGAAGTTCATCGCCTACCAGTTCACAGACACG CCCCTGCAAATCAAGTCTGTGGTGGCCCCTGAGCACGTGAAGGGTTACATCTATGTGGAAGCCTACAAGCAGACCCACGTGAAGCAGGCCATCGAGGGAGTGGGCAACCTGCGGATGGGCTACTGGAACCAGCAGATGGTGCCCATCAAGGAGATGACGGATGTGCTGAAGGTGGTGAAGGAGGTGACCAACCTGAAGCCCAAGTCATGGGTCCGGCTGAAGAGAGGAATTTATAAGGATGACATTGCTCAG GTGGATTACGTCGAGCCAAGTCAGAACCAGATCTCTCTGAAGATGATTCCACGGATCGATTTTGACCGGATCAAAGCACGCATGAGCCTG AAAGACTGGTTCGCCAAGCGGAAGAAGTTCAAAAGGCCCCCCCAGCGGCTCTTTGATGCTGAAAAGATCCG CTCATTGGGGGGAGATGTTGCTTCCGATGGCGATTTCCTCATCTTTGAAGGCAATCGTTACAGTCGCAAGGGCTTCCTCTTCAAGAGCTTTGCCATGTCGGCAGTG ATCACGGAGGGAGTGAAGCCCACCCTGTCTGAGCTGGAGAAGTTTGAGGACCAGCCGGAAGGCATCGACCTGGAGGTGGTTACCGAAAGCACGG GGAAGGAACGGGAGCACAACTTCCAACCTGGCGACAACGTGGAGGTGTGCGAGGGGGAGCTGATCAACTTGCAGGGCAAGATCCTGAGTGTGGATGGCAACAAAATCACCATCATGCCCAAGCACGAGGATCTCAAG GACATGCTGGAGTTCCCGGCTCAAGAGCTGCGCAAGTACTTCAAGATGGGCGACCACGTCAAGGTGATCGCGGGACGGTTCGAGGGCGACACGGGGCTGATTGTGCGGGTGGAGGAGAACTTTGTCATCCTCTTCTCGGACCTCACCATGCACGAG CTCAAGGTGCTGCCTCGGGACTTGCAGCTCTGCTCCGAGACAGCCTCTGGCGTGGACGTGGGCGGGCAGCACGAGTGGGGAGAGCTGGTTCAGCTGGATCCCCAGACTGTCGGGGTTATCGTCCGCCTGGAGCGGGAAACCTTCCAG GTCCTGAACATGTACGGCAAAGTGGTGACCGTCAGGCACCAGGCTGTGACGCGGAAGAAGGACAATCGCTTCGCTGTGGCCCTGGACTCCGAGCAGAACAACATTCACGTCAAGGACATCGTTAAAGTCATCGATGGGCCACACTCG GGTCGTGAGGGGGAGATCAGGCACCTCTTCCGCGGCTTTGGATTCCTGCACTGCAAGAAGCTGGTGGAGAATGGGGGCATGTTTGTGTGCAAGACTcgccacctggtgctggctgggggctccAAG ccccgggatGTCACCAACTTCACCGTCGGAGGCTTTGCCCCCATGAGTCCTCGGATCAGCAGCCCCATGCACCCCAGTGCGGCAG GTCAGCGAGGTGGCTTTGGCGGAGGTGGGATGAGCCGGGGCCGTGGGCGCAGGGACAATGACCTGATTGGACAGACGGTGCGGATCTCCCAAGGACCTTACAAAG gctacatcGGGGTGGTTAAGGATGCCACGGAGTCCACGGCCCGGGTGGAGCTCCATTCCACCTGCCAGACCATCTCAGTGGATCGCCAGCGCCTCACGACCGT GGGTTCGAGGAGACCCGGCGGCATGACCTCCGCCTATGGCCGCACCCCCATGTACGGCTCGCAGACCCCCATGTACGGCTCCGGCTCCCGCACGCCCATGTACGGCTCGCAGACTCCGCTGCATGACG GCAGCAGGACCCCACACTATGGCTCTCAGACGCCGCTGCACGATGGCAGCCGGACGCCTGCGCAGAGCGGGGCTTGGGATCCCAACAACCCCAACACACCCTCCAG GGCGGAGGAGGAGTTTGAATACGGCTTCGATGACGAGCCCACGCCCTCTCCGCAAGGCTACGGAGGGACCCCCAATCCTCAGACTCCCGGCTACCCCGACCCTTCGTCTCCACAGGTCAATCCGCCCTACAATCCGCAGACGCCGGGGACCCCAGCCAT GTACAACACCGACCAGTTTTCTCCGTACGCTGTTCCGTCTCCTCAGGGCTCCTATCAGCCAAGCCCCAGCCCGCAGAGTTACCACCAGGTGGCACCTAGCCCTGTAGGCTACCAGAACACCCACTCGCCCGCCAGTTACCACCCGACCCCGTCGCCCATGGCGTATCAG gccagccccagccccagccctgtgggCTACAGCCCCATGACGCCAGGAGCTCCTTCTCCAGGGGGCTACAACCCTCACACCCCTGGCTCAGGCATCGAGCAGAACTCCAGCGACTGGGTCACCACTGACATCCAGGTCAAAGTCCGAGACACCTACGTGGACAGCCAGGTGGTGGGGCAGACCGGAGTCATCCGCAGCGTGACG GGCGGAATGTGCTCAGTTTACCTGAAGGACAGCGAGAAGGTGGTCAGCATTTCAAGTGAGCACCTGGAACCTGTCATACCGACCAAAAACAATAAG GTGAAGGTGATCCTGGGGGAGGACCGGGAGGCGACGGGCGTCCTCTTGAGTATCGACGGAGAGGACGGCATTGTCCGCATGGACCTGGAGGAGCAGCTCAAGATCCTGAACTTGCGGTTCCTGGGCAAGCTGCTGGAGCCATAG